DNA from Microvirga ossetica:
CCGACGATCTCGATGTCGGGCTTGATCGCCTTGGCGGCCACCGTGATGCCGGAGATCAGCCCGCCACCGCCGATGGGCACGACGATCTGGTCGAGGTCGGGGGCATCGCTGAGCATTTCGAGGGCGATGGTGCCCTGGCCGGCCATCACCTTCGGGTCGTCGTAGGGGTGGACGAAGACGAGCCCTTCCGCGTCGGCGATCTCGCGGGCACGGGCCGCCGACTCGTAGAGCGTCTCGCCGTCCAGGATCACCTTTGCGCCGTAGGAGCGCGTGTTCTCCGCCTTCACCAGGGGCGTGCCCTCGGGCATGACGATGGTCGCGGGGATGCCGAGGCGGCGCGCATGATAGGCGACGGCCTGGGCATGGTTGCCGGCCGACATGGCGATGACGCCGCGGGCACGCTCGGCCGGCTCAAGGCTTTCCAGCTTCGTGGCGGCTCCGCGCTCCTTGAACGAGCCGGTCGGCTGCATGTTCTCGTGCTTCACGAAAACCGTCGCGCCGGTGAGCTGCGACAGGCGAGGGGCGGGTACGAGGGGCGTCCGCAGGACCTTGCCCTCGATCGTCTTCGCTGCGCGCTGCACGTCCTCGATGGTGATGGCGTATTCGGCCACGTTGTCCTCCGGACTTCTCATTATAGGCCCTTAAACGGGTCTTGGTGTCGGATCCTTGAAGCCGAGCAGGCCGCCGGGCCGGAAGATCAGGAACACGACCAGGGCCACATAAAGCGCCATGTCGCGCATCTCGATCGGCAGATAGGCAGACCACAGGGTTTCGAACAATCCCACGGCGAAGCCTCCTAGCATCGCACCGGGGATCGAGCCAATCCCGCCGATGATGGCGGCGATCAGGGCCTTGAGCCCGTACTGGAACCCGCCGGCGAAGCCCAGGCCGCCATATTGCGCGACGATCAGCATGCCGGAAAGGCCCGCCATCGCCCCGGCAACACCTAAGGTCTGCAGGAGGAGACGGGGTCCGTTCACGCCCATCAGCGCCGCGGCGCGGGCGTCGTCCGCAGAGGCCCGCCAGGCGCGTCCGAAGCCGGTCGCCTGGACGAGCCAGAGAAGGCTCGATGCCGCAAGAACGCCGATGCCGGCGGTGATAACCGTGATCGGCGTAAGATTCACGATGAACTCGCCGGCACGGGCGAGGGGCCAGGCCTCCGACCAGATCGGCGGCAGCCAGACCGTGACCGGGCTCTGCACGAGCCTCAAGTATTCCATCAGGAAGAGGGACATGCCGACGGTCGCGATCAGGCTCGGCTGCGGGCTTTCCGCCGTGATGCGGCCGATGGTGAAATACCCGCCGACCGCGTTGTGGATCGCGCCTGCGAAGAGCGCCGCCGCGAGACCGGCTGCAAGCCCGAGCACCGGCGAGCTGACGCCGTAACCAAGCAGGATCGAGGTGCCGGCGACCGTCGCCGCCGAGCCGATGGCGGCCAGTTCCCCGAAGGCGAGGTTGATCCGCCCGCTCAGGCCGAAGACGAGGGCGAATGAAACCGCAAGCAAGGCATAGATCGCCGTCCTCGGCAGGCTGACCAGAATCTGCTGCAGCCAGTAGGCGACGCTCAACGGGATATCGGCCACATCGGCGTCGGCGCGGCTGCCGGGATCGCCCGCGGCGCCCTCCGGGGTGTCGAGATAATAGCGCTTCAGGAGATAGAGGCTGGCGCCGGACATGGGGCCTTCCTCGGTGCCGAGTCCGACGAGGTCCGCCTTGTTGGCCGCGAGCCCCTCGGCGGCGAACTGGCAGATGGCATAGCGTTCAAGAGCGGGGCGATCCGGATGCTGGGCCACGTAATCGACGCGCAGGCTGCGCGGCGCCGGGCCTTCCCGCACGCGTTCCACGGTGATGACCGCTCCGGGATTGAGCGCCGGCAGGGTGGACCGGCAGACCCGCACCTGATCGGCATCGATGGAGATGCCGCAGGCGGAGAGGAGGCAAAGAGCTAGCAGGAGGGATGCGAGCCGCGCCGCTCCCAGTGACCGGCCCATGATGGGCATGCGCGGCCTTTGCCTTCCCCTTGCGGCGAGGCAAAGGGGTGGGGATGGTCTGACCGGGTGAGAGATCGCGGCGATGCGCGATCCTCCCTCTCCCGGCTGGGAGAGGGCTGGGGTGAGGGAAGGCCGGTGCCGGATGAAGCGGTGAGGGAGACGTGTCGCGGCGGAAGCGGTGGCGCTGGGCTTGTCGAATGCCACACCCTCACCCCTGCCCCTCTCCCCCTCGGGAGAGGGGACGCGCCGTCTTTGCCTCGTGCAATCTGGATGAACCGCAGCGCTCTGACTTTGCGATCCCCACCCTTCATCTCTTCCCGCAAAGGTAAGGAAAATACGCGGGACACGCTCTATGAGCCGGCCCTGAAGAGTCCTCGAGCCGGTCACGAAGGGCAGCCCGCGATCGCTGTGGAATCAGCCCTGCTTCTTCAGCCTTTCGGCGACCTGCGGGGCGAAATAGGTGAGGATGCCATCCGCGCCAGCACGTTTGAAGGCCAGAAGGCTTTCCATCATCGCACGCTCCCCGTCGATCCAGCCATTCCCGGCCGCGGCCTGGATCATGGCATACTCGCCGGAGACTTGGTAGGCGAAGGTCGGCACGGCGAAGGTGTCCTTCACCCGGCGCACGACATCGAGATAGGGCATGCCCGGCTTGACCATGATCATGTCCGCGCCCTCGTCGAGATCCAGCGCCACCTCGCGCAGGGCTTCGTCCGAGTTGGCCGGGTCCATCTGATAGGTGCGCTTGTCGCCGACGAGGCATGCGCTGGTGCCGATGGCGTCCCGGAACGGGCCGTAGAAGGCGGAGGCGTATTTCGCCGCATAGGCCATGATCTGCACGTCGAGGAAGCCGGCCTCGTCGAGGCCTTCGCGGATGGCGGCGACGCGCCCGTCCATCATGTCGGAGGGAGCGATGATGTCGGCGCCGGCCTCGGCCTGGAGCACGGCCTGGCGGACCAGGAGCGCGACCGTCTCGTCGTTGAGGATGCGCTCGCCCTCCATCACCCCGTCATGGCCGTGGCTGGTATAGGGGTCGAGGGCGACGTCGCAGACGATGCCGATATTCGGCACGGCCTTCTTGATCTCGCGGGCGGTGCGGCAGACGAGATTGCGGCTGTTGAGGGATTCGGACCCGGTCGGGTCGCGCAAGGACGGATCGGTATAGGGAAAAAGGGCAATGGCCGGGATGTCGAGCGCTGCGGCCCGTTCGGCCTCGCGCACGGCCTCGCCGATTGTCAGCCGTTCCACTCCGGGCATGGAGGCGACGGCCTGGCGTCCGCTCGCCCCCTCGATCACGAAGATCGGCCAGATCAGGTCGTTTGCCGTCAGCACGTTCTCGCGCACCAGCCGCCGCGACCATTCGGCCTTGCGGTTGCGCCGCGGGCGGTGGGACAGGTTCAGGGAGCGGGCAGGGGCTTCCCCCGAAGCGGGGCGGGGGAACGGCGACAGTTTCGACATCATCCTCATCCGGCGCCGGCTTCGATGCGCCGGCGGATATCCAGAGGGTTAGCACATTTAAAACGCTCTAAAAAAGGGTTCGAGGTCGCAGTTCGGCCCGATCCGTGGAAGATTGACGTCAAATCAGCCATGCGCTGACGGCAGGCTCAGGGTGTCATCGTCTGCGAGCCGAAGGCGAGGGAAGAGGATCCATAGCGCTGACTTGCAACTGGATTCCCTTCCCCTCCGCCGCGCTCCGGCCGGGAATGACACTGTGTCCATTGACGGCCGGCCTGCGCCTTGTTCTAAGCCGCGTCGAGATGAAGGAGCGTTTCATGGACGAGAGCGTTGAAGTTCTCTGCGAGAAGCAGGGCGAGGCGGGCCTCATCACGCTCAACCGTCCGAAGGCGCTCAACGCTCTGACCCTGACCATGGTCCGCGAGATGCGCCGCGCTCTCGATTCCTGGGCGCAGGATCCTGCGGTCACGCGGATCGTCGTGCAGGGCGCGGGCGAGAAGGCCTTCTGCGCCGGCGGCGACATCCGGCAGCTCACGGACGACCTCAAGGCCGGCAGGCGCGAGCCGGCGCTCGCCTTCTGGCGCGAGGAATACCAGCTCAACATCGCGATCAAGCGCTACCCCAAGCCGTATATCTCCCTCATCGACGGCATCGTCATGGGCGGCGGGGTCGGTGTGTCCCTGCACGGCGCCTACCGGGTCGCCGGCGAGCGCTACCTCTTCGCCATGCCCGAGGTCGGGATCGGCTTCTTTCCCGATGTCGGCGCGACCTATGCGCTGCCGCGCCTGCCGGGAGAGACGGGCATGTATCTCGCGCTCACGGGCGATCGGGTGAAGCGCGCCGATGCCGTCATGCTCGGCCTGGCGACCCATTCGGTCGCGAGCGAGAGCATCCCCGCCCTGCGCGACGCTTTGATGGCCGGCGAGCCGGTCGACGCGGCTCTGGCCCGGTTCGCGGCCGATCCCGGCCCCGCTCTCCTCGAGGCTGAACGGGAAGCGATCGACGCCTGCTTCTCGGCCGACGGCGTCGCCGCCATCCTGGCGCGCCTCGACGAGGCTGCCGCCGGGGGCTCTGAATTCGCGGCGAAGACGGCGGCCGGCATGCGTGCAAAGTCGCCGACGAGCATGAGCCTCGCCTTCGAGCAGGTGCGTCGCGGCGTGGCCATGGACTTCGAGGAGGCCATGAGGACCGAGTTCCGCATCGTCTCCCGGATCGGCGAAGGCCACGATTTCTACGAGGGCGTCCGCGCCGTCCTCATCGACAAGGACAACCGGCCGCAATGGCGGCCGGCCTCGATCGAGGCTATCGACCCGGCCGTGATCGAACACCATTTCGCGAGCCTCGGGCCGCAGGACCTGGAGGCCATCTGATGGCACGCAGCGGCAACCAGAGCGCCACCGGCCATTCGGCCCGGGACTATATGTCCGACCGCATCGAGGAGCGCCCCGTCGCGACCGGGATCATGCGCTGGGGGTTCGTTCTCACCTGGTTCATGCGGATCCTGGCGATTCTCTGGATCATGAAGGGCCTCAGCTCCTGGGCGGTGATCCTCGGCATCTGGACGCCCATCGGCCAGTTCGAGGCCCGGTCGACCGGCTATCAGGCCACCGTGATCTATTTCTCCCTGATCGACCTGATCGCCGCGGTGGGCCTGTGGATGGCGAGCACTTGGGGCGGGATCATGTGGCTTTTGGCCATCATGAGCCACCTGATTCTCGCCGCCTTCTTCCCGGGAATCGTCTCGGGCGGCTTGGTGACCGTGGCCTTTTTCCTGACGCTGATCGCCGTTTACCTGGGAGTCGCATGGCTTGCCGCGCGAGAGGGGCAGTAGGAACGGCCGAGGCCAAGCTCCTCACGCAGAAGTGTATCCTCAAGGCTACACTCCAAAGTTACATAGGCGTCAGAGGCGGTTGCGAGGCACAAGGGATGCCGGCCAAGTCGGTTTGCCATAAAACGGCCCCGATGTTCCTTGTTTTCGATACCGTTCTTTAATCCTAAACCGGCACTTATCGCTGGGAGTGGGGGCAATGCGGGCTCAAGGTCCGAGGCTCCCTTGTCGATCACCTCTAACCGGGAAGAGCTTGCGCTCATGTTGTCTCGCCGTACCCTCCTGACCGGATCGCTCGCCCTGATCTTCACGCCCGCCACCGGCGCCCTGGCCCAGCAATTCGCCCAGAGCCAGGCCGAGTGGTCGCAGAATTACGAGGCCGTGTCCCGCACCCGCGTGCAGCGCACCTCGACGCCGATGCTCTCGCCTGACGCTCTCGCTGCCACCGAGCAGATGATCGAGTATTACCGGAACATCGCCGCTCGCGGCGGCTGGCAGCCTGTCCAGGGTGTCCAGGGCCTGCGGGTCGGCTCGAAGAGCCCGGCCGTCATCGCCCTGCGCCAGCGCCTCATCATCACGGGCGATCTCGACCAGACCGCCGGCGAATCGCCGATCTACGATTCCTACGTCGAGGCCGCCGTGCGCCGCTTCCAGGCCCGCCACGGCATCAGCTCCACGGGTACCGTGACGGCCCCCACGGTCCAGGCCATGAACGTGCCGGCCGAGATGCGCATCCGCCAGCTCGAGATCAACGTGAGCCGCCTGCGCACCCTCATCGGCGGACTCGGCAACAAGTACGTGGTCGCCAACATCCCCGCCGCTCTCGTCGAGACGGTGGAGGGCGGCGTCGTCCACACCCGCCACGCCGCCGGCGTCGGCAAGATCGACCGTCAGTCGCCGCTCTTGAGCTCCAAGGTGGTCGAGGTCAATTTCAACCCGTTCTGGACCGTGCCCGCTTCGATCATCAAGAAGGATCTGATCCCGAAGATGCAGAAGGAGCCGAACTACCTGACGGACAACAAGATCCGCATCTTCAACGGCAACACGGAGCTTTCGCCCACGCAGGTGAACTGGTTCTCGGACGAGGCGACCCGTTACCGCTTCCGCCAGGATCCGGGCGGCGAGCTGAACTCCATGGGGTTTGTCCGCATCAACATCCCGAACCAGCACGGCGTCTACATGCACGACACGCCGTCCAAGGGCATCTTCGGTGACGATTTCCGCTTCGTGTCTTCGGGCTGCATCCGGGTGCAGAACGTGCGCGACTACATCGAATTCCTGCTGAAGGACACGCCCGGCTGGAGCCGCGAGCAGATCGACGCCGCCTTCAAGTCTGGCGAGCGCATCGATGCGCGCCTGACGCAGCCGGTTCCGATCCACTGGGTCTACGTCACCGCCTGGGCGACCCCGGACGGCCTCGTGCAGTTCCGCGACGACATCTACAACAAGGACGGCCTCGGCAACGCCATCCCGGTCGCAAGCCGCACCCCGACCGAGCCGGACGCCGAGATGTTCCTGCAGAACTGAGACCTGCAAGAGGCCAGCTTCAACACCACGTCATCACCGGCCTCGTGCCGGTGATTTCGTTTTGGACTGACGCATCCCAAGCCCTCCTCCCCCTTGTGGGGAGGAGTTGGAGGCGGGGGTGTCGGCGCCTGACTTTGATAGGCTATCGCTCACACCCCCACCCTTGATCCCTCCCCACAAGGGGGAGGGAAAATGCCTCCGTCCTTTCGGACAGCCCGCCCCTCCGGCAGGCTGTTGCATTTCCAAAGCCTAGTAGGCATGTCTCCAGAACAGGTTGGCTCCCTTCAGCCTGCCATGATAAAGGCCTGGGCAAATGCAGACCGAGCGGCCGGCTCGTGCCGGGCTCACAGGAAGGCGAGGGTACCCATGAGCGCGAGTGAAGCGGCACGCAATCATCTCTCCAACAGCTTTTTCTCGGCAAGCCTCGCCGACAGCGATCCCGAGATCGCCCGCGCCATCGGGCTCGAGCTCGGCCGCCAGCGCGACGAGATCGAGCTGATCGCCTCCGAGAACATCGTCTCCCGCGCCGTGCTGGAAGCGCAGGGCTCGGTGATGACCAACAAATATGCGGAGGGCTATCCGGGCCGCCGCTATTACGGCGGCTGCCAGTTCGTCGACATCGCCGAGGAACTCGCCATCGAGCGGGCCAAGCGCCTTTTCGACTGCAAGTTCGCCAACGTGCAGGCCAATTCCGGCTCCCAGGCCAACCAGGCCGTGTTCATGGCGCTGATGAAGCCCGGCGACACCTTCATGGGCCTCGATCTGGCCTGCGGCGGCCACCTCACCCACGGCTCGCCCGTGAACATGTCCGGCAAGTGGTTCAACGTGGTGAGCTACAAGGTGCGCGAGAGCGACCAGATCATCGACATGGACGAGGTCGCCAGTCTCGCCGGCGAGCACAAGCCGAAGGTGATCGTCGCCGGCGGCTCGGCCTATTCCCGCTTCTGGGACTTCGCCCGTTTCCGCGAGATCGCTGACGAGGTCGGCGCCTTCTTCATGGTCGACATCGCCCATTTCGCGGGCCTCGTCGCCGGCGGCGCCCATCCTTCGCCGTTCCCGCACGCCCATGTGGTCACCACCACGACCCACAAGACCCTGCGCGGCCCGCGCGGCGGCATGATCCTCACCAACGAGGAGGACATCGCCAAGAAGGTCAATTCCGCGATCTTCCCCGGCCTCCAGGGCGGCCCGCTCATGCATGTGATCGCCGCCAAGGCCGTGGCCTTCGGCGAGGCGCTGCGTCCCGAGTTCAAGATCTATGCCCGCGCCGTGGCCGACAATGCCAAGGTGCTGGCCGACACCATGCTCGAAGGCGGCTATGCCATCGTCGCCGGCGGCACGGACAACCACCTCATGCTGGTCGACCTGCGCCCGAAGAAGCTCACCGGCAAGGCCGCCGAGGCCGCGCTCGGCCGCGCCCACATCACCTGCAACAAGAACGGCGTGCCCTTCGACCCCGAGAAGCCGATGGTCACCTCCGGCATCCGCCTCGGCACCCCGGCCGCCACCTCGCGCGGCTTCGGCATCGCCGAGTTCAAGAAGGTGGGCGAGCTGATCGTCGAGACCCTGGACGGCCTTGCCAAGAATGGCGACGAGGGCAATGCGGCGGTCGAGGAATCGGTCAAGGGCCGAGTCCACGAGCTGACCCGCCGCTTCCCGATCTACGCCTGAGGTTTAGGCTTAACCCATGCGCTGCCCCTATTGCGGGAGCCTGGACACCCAGGTGAAGGATTCCCGCCCCACGGACGATTCCTCGTCCATCCGCCGCCGCCGCATCTGCCCGGATTGCGGCGGCCGCTTCACGACCTTCGAGCGCGTGCAGCTGCGCGAGCTGACGGTCATGAAGCGCTCCGGACGGCGCGTGCCCTTCGACCGGGACAAGCTCCAGCAATCGGTCGAGGTCGCACTGCGCAAGCGTCCGGTGGATCCGGAGCGCGTCGAGCGGATGATCAACGGCATCGTGCGCCAGCTCGAGAGCATGAGCGACGGCGAGGTGCCGAGCGAGACGGTGGGCGAACTGGTCATGGAAGGGCTGAAGGGCCTCGACGACGTGGCCTATGTTCGCTTCGCCTCCGTCTACAAGAATTTTCGCGAGGCCAAGGACTTCGAGGAGATTCTTGGCAAGCTGGCTGAAGGCGAAAGCGAGGACGAACTTCCGCCTCCGCCGAAGAAGAAGCGCGCCCCGAGCGAACCATGAGGTCCACGGGGGCGATAGGGCAGAAATCCGAGCGGACACTTCAGGATGAGCGCTTCATGCGCCTGGCCATCGCCCTGGGCGAGCGCCATCTCGGCCTCACCTGGCCGAACCCATCCGTCGGCGCCGTGGTGGTGGACGAAAGCGGCGGGGCGCCGGTCATCATCGCTCAAGGAGCGACGCAGCCGGGCGGCAGGCCGCATGCGGAGCGGATGGCGCTTGAGGCGGCCGGAGAGCGCGCCAGGGGCGCAACCCTCTATGTGACGCTCGAACCCTGCGCCACCCGCAGCAGCAGCGATCACGGCCCGTCCTGCACCGATCTCATTCTCGCTGCCGGAATCGGACGGCTGGTGGTCGGCGCGCCCGATCCGAGCCCCTTCGCCGCCGGGCAGGGGCGGGACCGTTTCGAAAGTGCGGGGATCGCCGTGACCTCTGGCTGCCTTGCCGAGGAAGCCCGCAGGCTCCATCGCGGCCACATCACCCGGGTTACGAAGGGGCGGCCTGCCGTGACGGTCAAACTCGCGCGCAGCACCGAGGGCTTCGCCGGTTCCCGCCATGGCCCGCGCCTGATGCTCACGGGCGAAATCGCCAACGGGAAAGTTCACCTGATGCGCGCCCATGCGGACGCGATCATGGTCGGCGTCGGAACCGTTGTCGCCGACGATCCGCTGCTCACCGTGCGCCTGCCGGAGCTCGAAGCCCGCTCGCCGGTCCGCATCGTCGTCGATTCTCACCTGCGTACGCCTGTTGGCGCGAGGGTCGTGACAGGCGCCCGTGCGATTCCGACCTGGATCGTGACCAGCGTCGAGGCTCCGGTCGAGCCGGAGCGGGCTCTCGTCGCGCAGGGCGTCGAGGTCATGCGGGTCTCGGCGGACGAGCGCGGCCATGTCCGCCTGGAGGAGGCGCTCCAGCTTCTCGGCACGCGCGGGATCACGACCGTTTTCTGCGAGGGCGGCCCCGGTCTGGCGGATGCGCTCGCGAGCGCCGATCTCATCGATGAGCTGGTCCTGATCACCGGACGGTCCGCGCGGGGGCAGGGCGACGTGCCCGCCCTCGGGCCGTCGTTGCATGACCGCATGGATATTCTCGATCTGCGGGCCGAGGAGCAGATCGGCCCCGATCTTTTCATGTTTTGGGAGAGACCCTGATGTTTACGGGTATCGTCACCGATGTCGGTGAGATTGCAGCGGAGGAGGGATCCCAGGGAGCCCTCAAGCGGCTGCGCATTCATGCCTCCTACGATCCCGCCGGAATCGCGCTCGGCGCCTCCATCGCCTGCGGCGGCCCCTGCCTCACCGTGGTCGCCGTGGGTCCGCGAGAGGGCGGCTGCTGGTTCGACGTGGACGCCGCCGCCGAAACGCTTGAGCGGACCACCGTCGGCGACTGGCGGGCGGGCACGAGGGTCAATCTCGAGCGCTCGCTCAAGATCGGCGACGAGCTCGGCGGGCATATCGTGACCGGGCACGTGGATGGCCTTGCCACCATCGTCGCCAAGGAGGCGATCACGGCGGGCGACGATCCCTGGGGGCCGACTGCCCGCTTCGTCCTCAAGGCGCCCCCGGCCCTGGCACAGTTCATCGCCGAGAAGGGCTCCGTCTGCCTCGACGGCACGTCGCTCACCGTGAACTCGGTCAACGACGACATGTTCTCCGTGCTGATCATCCCGCACACGCTCACCGTCACCACCTGGGGCGAGAGGCAGGTGGGCGACAAGCTCAATCTCGAGGTCGATCTCATGGCCCGCTACGCGGCGCGGCTTGCGGATGCGCGCCGGGGGGAGTAGGGACGTTCAACTTTCCTTGACATAGCCCTCATCCTGAGAGGCTGGCCCGCTATGTGGCTTTTCCATAAGTCCTCATCCTGAGGGGATTGCGTCGGCAATCCGTCTCGAAGGATCAGGGCGTCTCCAGTGTTCGCTGGATCCTCCTCCGAGACGCCCGCTCCGCGGGCTCCTCAGGATGAGGGAAGAGCTTGACGAGTCAGCATCGCAAGGGGAGCGGTGAGGCATATTCTCGAATTCTGAACGGATTTCTAATGGTCGCGCCTTCCGATAAGCCGAAAAGCCCCCGTCCGCCGGTTCCCGGCGCCCGCATCCTGGTCGTCGAGGCCCGCTTCTACGACGACATCGCCGACGAGCTTCTGCGCGGCGTGCAGCAGGCGGTGGAGGCGGCGCAGGCCAGCATGGACGTGCTGACCCTCGACGGCGCGCTCGAGATCCCGGGCACCATCGCCATCGCTCTCGATGCGGCGGAGAAGGCCGGCAAGCCCTACGACGCCGTCGTCGCGCTCGGCTGCGTGATCCGCGGCGAGACGGGACATTACGACATCGTCGCCGGCGAGAGCGCCCGCGCCCTGATGGATCTGTCGGTCGAGCGCCGCATTCCGCTGGCCAACGGCATCCTCACCGTCGAGAACGAGCAGCAGGCGTGGACCCGCGCGAGCGTGAATGAATTGAATAAGGGTGGCGGAGCGGTGGATGCGGCTCTGGCCGTGCTGCGCATCAAACAGAAACTGGAGGCCTGATCATGACGAAGCCAGCAGAGCGCTCGGCCGCTCGTCTCGCTGCCGTCCAGGCTCTCTATCAGATGGACATATCCGGCACGACCGTCCTCGACGCGCTCGCCGAGTTCGAGGCCTTCTGGATCGGACGCGAGGTCGAGGGCATCGAGTTCAAGCCTTCGGACAACACCTTCTTCCGCGACATCCTCTCGGGCGTGGTCAAGAACCAGCGCGAGATCGACGTGAAGATCGACAACGCGCTCGCCACCGACTGGCCGCTGAAGCGGATCGAGGCGGTGCTGCGCGCGATCCTGCGCGCCGGCGGCTACGAGCTGATGTTCCGCAAGGACGTGCCTGCCCGCGTCGTCATCACCGAATATGTCGACGTGACCCACGGCTTCTACGGCGACGACGAGCCGGGCCTCGTCAACGCGGTCCTCGACAAGGTCACCCGCGAGGTTCGCCCCGGCGAGCTCGAGAAGAAGGCCGCAGGGCAGGGGAAGCGGTAACGCCGATGCGGGCAGGGACCGTCAGCCGATGAGTTCGAAGGAGCGCCCGGGCGAAGAGAGCCTCATCGCCCGCTTCTTCGCCCCCATCGCCGGCGCGGGGGGCTTGGGCCTCAAGGACGATGCGGCCTGCCTGACGCCGACGCCCGGGCACGATCTCGTCGTGACCGTCGATGCCCTGGTCGAGCGCATCCACTTCCTGCCCGAGGATTCTCCCGCCTCCATCGCGCGCAAGGCGCTCGGCGTGAACGTCTCCGACCTTGCCGCCAAGGGCGCCGATCCCGCCGGTTTCCTCTTGAGCCTCGCCTTGCCCGACGACTGGACCGAAAGCTGGCTCGCCGCTTTCGCGGCCGGTTTGGGAGCGGCGTCCCGGGATTTCTCCTGCCCGCTCCTCGGCGGCGATACCGTGAAAACGAAGGGACCCCTGACCCTGTCGGTCACCGCCGTCGGCGAGGTGCCGACCGGCCGCATGGTCCTTCGCACCACGGCCCAGGCGAGCGACCTGATCTGCGTCACAGGCACCATCGGCGACGCGGCACTGGGCCTGAAGCTGCGCAGCCGTCCAGCTTGGGCGCAGAGGCTCTCACCTGACGACGAAGCGCACCTCGCCGACCGCTACCTCCACCCCTATCCTCGCCACAAGCTCGCCGAGGCGCTGCGAGACCATGCCAGCGCGGCCATGGACGTGTCCGATGGTCTGGCCGGCGACCTCGCCAAGATGATGCGCGCCAGCGGCGTCA
Protein-coding regions in this window:
- the ribD gene encoding bifunctional diaminohydroxyphosphoribosylaminopyrimidine deaminase/5-amino-6-(5-phosphoribosylamino)uracil reductase RibD, which gives rise to MRSTGAIGQKSERTLQDERFMRLAIALGERHLGLTWPNPSVGAVVVDESGGAPVIIAQGATQPGGRPHAERMALEAAGERARGATLYVTLEPCATRSSSDHGPSCTDLILAAGIGRLVVGAPDPSPFAAGQGRDRFESAGIAVTSGCLAEEARRLHRGHITRVTKGRPAVTVKLARSTEGFAGSRHGPRLMLTGEIANGKVHLMRAHADAIMVGVGTVVADDPLLTVRLPELEARSPVRIVVDSHLRTPVGARVVTGARAIPTWIVTSVEAPVEPERALVAQGVEVMRVSADERGHVRLEEALQLLGTRGITTVFCEGGPGLADALASADLIDELVLITGRSARGQGDVPALGPSLHDRMDILDLRAEEQIGPDLFMFWERP
- a CDS encoding riboflavin synthase, which produces MFTGIVTDVGEIAAEEGSQGALKRLRIHASYDPAGIALGASIACGGPCLTVVAVGPREGGCWFDVDAAAETLERTTVGDWRAGTRVNLERSLKIGDELGGHIVTGHVDGLATIVAKEAITAGDDPWGPTARFVLKAPPALAQFIAEKGSVCLDGTSLTVNSVNDDMFSVLIIPHTLTVTTWGERQVGDKLNLEVDLMARYAARLADARRGE
- the nusB gene encoding transcription antitermination factor NusB, producing MTKPAERSAARLAAVQALYQMDISGTTVLDALAEFEAFWIGREVEGIEFKPSDNTFFRDILSGVVKNQREIDVKIDNALATDWPLKRIEAVLRAILRAGGYELMFRKDVPARVVITEYVDVTHGFYGDDEPGLVNAVLDKVTREVRPGELEKKAAGQGKR
- the thiL gene encoding thiamine-phosphate kinase gives rise to the protein MSSKERPGEESLIARFFAPIAGAGGLGLKDDAACLTPTPGHDLVVTVDALVERIHFLPEDSPASIARKALGVNVSDLAAKGADPAGFLLSLALPDDWTESWLAAFAAGLGAASRDFSCPLLGGDTVKTKGPLTLSVTAVGEVPTGRMVLRTTAQASDLICVTGTIGDAALGLKLRSRPAWAQRLSPDDEAHLADRYLHPYPRHKLAEALRDHASAAMDVSDGLAGDLAKMMRASGVTAVVEAAQVPLSAAAAGAVQASPDLLDLALTGGDDYEILCTVPENKLDSFRKQADSVGIPLSVIGRVVAGHDLPVFRMNGLERRFDVGSYQHF
- the ribH gene encoding 6,7-dimethyl-8-ribityllumazine synthase; protein product: MVAPSDKPKSPRPPVPGARILVVEARFYDDIADELLRGVQQAVEAAQASMDVLTLDGALEIPGTIAIALDAAEKAGKPYDAVVALGCVIRGETGHYDIVAGESARALMDLSVERRIPLANGILTVENEQQAWTRASVNELNKGGGAVDAALAVLRIKQKLEA